Proteins from a genomic interval of Desulfovibrio piger:
- a CDS encoding CesT family type III secretion system chaperone, with amino-acid sequence MHPTANIIAKFGAAIGIDGLETENGVCTLQFDDVTVTLECAENSDALYLYSRVCGLPESDADKLALYGLLLELDSFFKGTDGGVLGIEPLLDAVTYTRRLPLEHLDEAILDRQVGRHVDTVESLRASIAQLREQAATPQAPAEAGWNDGMLKI; translated from the coding sequence ATGCATCCCACTGCCAATATCATTGCAAAATTTGGTGCCGCTATCGGCATAGACGGCCTTGAGACCGAGAACGGCGTTTGCACGCTCCAGTTCGACGACGTGACAGTCACCCTTGAATGCGCTGAAAACAGCGACGCCCTGTACCTGTACAGCCGGGTGTGCGGCCTGCCGGAAAGCGATGCCGACAAGCTGGCGCTCTATGGCCTGCTGCTGGAACTGGACAGCTTTTTCAAGGGCACGGACGGCGGGGTGCTGGGCATCGAGCCCCTGCTCGACGCCGTGACCTATACCCGCCGCCTGCCGCTGGAACATCTGGACGAGGCCATCCTCGACCGCCAGGTGGGCCGTCATGTGGATACGGTGGAATCGCTGCGCGCTTCCATCGCGCAACTGCGGGAACAGGCCGCCACGCCCCAGGCCCCTGCGGAAGCGGGCTGGAACGACGGCATGCTGAAGATCTGA
- a CDS encoding polysaccharide deacetylase family protein, whose translation MMFSRFRQGRRPVTGKDRDARFPSRMGMGLLLAALLLLPGCAQAVPDSGTPLRVSATARKLSGPLEPASLSALVMNDASVRQCRVYDGVRIIAQPMQENLCALSFDDGPSANTPQILDILAAHNIPATFFVLGRNAERHPDLVQRIHDEGHEIGIHTYSHPNLRHLNLAAQSEQIGRVQRFLRSLGIEARFLRPPYGSFNDITLKAAEQMDLKVVLWSLDSEDWRGVREDYAALVNTRGQRYVNNDLRGIFLFHDTVHGTLENLPRIIAQLQAGGCQRFVTVSDFLDGSLDPEPPLLMARRTRQPLPDGRELMPPESFPDVQLAGQETGRSGFDAAQRASSTRDTSLIWAAGSTPVPMARSSSPRWGKAAEQAREQQARRLERLEQERQAATARTQAQPAGPVHAVRGTVTPQRDFGTSAGEVYPGSRPVSSVEDLAPATSVQQ comes from the coding sequence ATGATGTTTTCCCGTTTCCGGCAGGGCCGCAGGCCCGTGACCGGCAAAGATCGTGATGCGCGTTTCCCGTCGCGCATGGGCATGGGGCTGCTGCTGGCGGCCCTGCTTTTGTTGCCGGGCTGTGCCCAGGCCGTCCCGGACAGCGGCACGCCGCTGCGCGTCTCCGCCACTGCCCGGAAGCTCTCCGGGCCTCTGGAGCCTGCCTCCCTCTCGGCGCTGGTAATGAATGATGCCAGTGTCCGCCAGTGCCGGGTCTACGATGGTGTGCGCATCATCGCGCAGCCCATGCAGGAGAACCTCTGCGCCCTGAGCTTCGATGACGGCCCTTCGGCCAATACGCCGCAGATCCTCGACATCCTGGCCGCGCACAACATCCCGGCCACGTTCTTCGTGCTGGGGCGGAACGCCGAGCGCCATCCCGATCTCGTGCAGCGCATCCATGACGAAGGTCACGAGATCGGCATCCATACCTATTCCCATCCCAATCTGCGCCATCTCAACCTGGCGGCCCAGAGCGAGCAGATCGGCAGGGTGCAGCGCTTTTTGCGCTCCCTGGGCATCGAGGCCCGCTTCCTGCGCCCGCCGTACGGTTCGTTCAATGACATCACCCTGAAAGCTGCCGAGCAGATGGACCTCAAGGTCGTGCTCTGGTCGCTGGACAGCGAGGACTGGCGGGGCGTGCGCGAGGATTACGCCGCCCTGGTCAACACGCGGGGCCAGCGTTACGTCAACAACGATCTGCGCGGCATCTTCCTCTTCCACGATACGGTGCACGGCACGCTGGAGAACTTGCCGCGCATCATCGCGCAGCTGCAGGCCGGGGGCTGTCAGCGTTTCGTGACGGTCAGCGATTTCCTGGACGGCAGCCTGGACCCCGAACCGCCTTTGCTCATGGCCCGGCGCACCCGGCAGCCTTTGCCTGACGGCCGCGAGCTCATGCCGCCGGAGAGTTTCCCCGATGTGCAGCTGGCCGGACAGGAAACGGGCCGCAGCGGCTTCGATGCCGCCCAGCGAGCCTCCTCCACGCGGGATACCAGCCTGATCTGGGCCGCGGGCAGCACGCCGGTGCCCATGGCGCGCAGCAGCAGCCCCCGCTGGGGCAAGGCCGCGGAACAGGCCCGCGAGCAGCAGGCCCGTCGCCTGGAGCGGCTGGAACAGGAACGGCAGGCCGCAACGGCCCGGACGCAGGCGCAGCCGGCAGGGCCCGTGCATGCCGTGCGCGGTACCGTGACGCCCCAGCGCGATTTCGGTACCAGCGCCGGTGAGGTCTATCCCGGCAGCCGTCCCGTGAGCTCCGTCGAGGATCTGGCCCCGGCCACGTCCGTGCAGCAGTAA